In Vicia villosa cultivar HV-30 ecotype Madison, WI linkage group LG7, Vvil1.0, whole genome shotgun sequence, the DNA window TAGTATAAAGTGCAGTGTATTAAACTTTAACAGAAATTGTATTGATCTCCTTGTTCTAGATGATGTGTGGGGTGATTGGAGACTTACTTGCTACTATGGGTTTCTAGAACGTAATAGGAGAAGATTGGCGTGGAATATGATTCGGGAGTTACATGGTATGTCGTAACTTCTGTGGTGCATCATGGGTGACTTTAATGATTTGCTGTTCCAAGATGATAAACGAGGCCCGCATCCTTACCCTAATTGGTTGTGTGTTGGGTTCCAGGAGGTTATGGGAGAGTGCGATCTTATTGATATCCCTCTAGAGGGACATCCTTTCACTTGGACGAAAAGTCGTGGTACGACGCATATGATTGAGGAACGTTTCGATAGATCCCTTGCCAATCCGCAGCGGTTGCAGTTATTTCCGACCACGAAGCTAATCAATCTTATTGCTACGCATTCAGACCATAGCCCTATTTTACTAAAATGTGATACGGTTCAAATTCGTCGCAATAGAAGATCGTTTAAGTTTGAAAACTGGTGGTTAAAGGAGGAGGGGGTGCAGAATGTGGTGCAACAAAGTTGGGTTGCAGTGAACCATCAGTCTGTCTTCGGGAAACTCGCAGACTGTGCTTCTGACCTTGATCGGTGGAACAAGTTACGTACTCGACAAAACAATGATGACAAGGACCGTCTTCTTGGTATATTGCGATGTCGTGGGTGTAACGACCCTGTATCCACTGGTCAGTATATGGAGGCTCACATGGAATACAATAATGTTCTTATACGGGAGGACACGTACTAGAGACAAAGGGCGAAAACTCAATGGCTCCGGGAAGGTGACCTTAATACTCAGTTTTTCCATAGGCCTGCAACTATTCGGCAGAATTTCCAGCGCATCAAGATGCTTATAGAAGATGGGGGAGAAGAGATTCATTATTAGGAGGGTATGTGTGACACTGCCAAGCGGTATTTTGACAACTTATTTGAAGCTAGAACAGGTGTGTATGAGCCAGTTTTGAATATTATTCAGCCTATGATTTCAGAAAGTGACAACATCCTCCTTACAACGCCTATTATGAAAAAAGAGCTTTTCTAGGCTCTATCTCAAATGCATCCCGATAAGTCTCCGGGTCCAGATGGGTTTAATCCGGATTTCTATCAAAATTTCTGGGAAGTTTGTGGTGATGATATTTTCAATGAAGCTAAGTTGTGGTTGAATAGAGGTTTTTTTCCAGATAAGCTTAATGACACCAACATCTGCCTTATTCCTAAATGCAGCAACCCAACTAATATGAAGGATTTGCGGTCGATCTCTCTGTGTAATGTGGTTTACAAGATTGTTTCAAAACTTCTGGCCAATAGACTTAAGAAGTGTTTGGTTGAGTGTATTGGGGAAGAGTAATATGCTTTTGTGGAGGGAAGATCTATTCTTGATAATGCCATGATCACGTTTGAAGTTATCCACGCCCTTAAGAGAAGGACTTCAGGGAACAATGCACAATTAGCTCTGAAGATTGATATAAGTAAAGCCTATGATAGGGTTGATTGGGGTTTTTTGAGGGGTATGTTAGTACAGATGGGTTTTGCGGAGGGATGGGTTCGGTGGATGATGATGTGTGTATCGTCGGTAAATTATTCTGTTGATAGCAGCTTACAAAATACCATCCTGGAAGAAAATCCTCATAATGTGAATCATAGACTCAATGCCAAATCCTTCAAATTTAAAACCAAAGCAGCCATACTAAACCTGGACAAACCAACCTTAAACAAATCCGTATTCCCAGAATCATTCACCCTACACTTCAGAACAAACTGAACCAACCATCATATGCAGCTTTAAACCTTGACCAAAATAAAACTCCCCCTGATCTAAACAGAGAAACCGAACAAGGAGAGAAGAAGAGGATAAGAGATACTGCTCCAGTGGAGGAAACTGAGGAAAATACATCAAACATTCATTTTTTAATTGCAAGTCCCGGTAGCCAAGACTGCGGGGACTAATGAAAATCTTAAGTTGGAATTGTTGGGGTCTGAGCAGCCCGCGTGCAA includes these proteins:
- the LOC131618721 gene encoding uncharacterized protein LOC131618721, with protein sequence MGDFNDLLFQDDKRGPHPYPNWLCVGFQEVMGECDLIDIPLEGHPFTWTKSRGTTHMIEERFDRSLANPQRLQLFPTTKLINLIATHSDHSPILLKCDTVQIRRNRRSFKFENWWLKEEGVQNVVQQSWVAVNHQSVFGKLADCASDLDRWNKLRTRQNNDDKDRLLGILRCRGCNDPVSTGQYMEAHMEYNNVLIREDTY